A part of Aegilops tauschii subsp. strangulata cultivar AL8/78 chromosome 2, Aet v6.0, whole genome shotgun sequence genomic DNA contains:
- the LOC109746450 gene encoding cyclin-dependent kinase G-2, whose translation MAAGRHGGYRDYEAREREPDAEAARRSQSLGDRHRSDADRRRDGGRSSGGREFSNGYGHRRSHPPKSRLSTRLGDREPGEVLSGSASDDSGGRSGRAAGENTLASSSREGEVAVGAPAAPSPSKKRKFSPIIWDRDSPKPPPLHSGAVTVKGVVESASADTASDQKVVESSSAQLPPPPPLPPQGHIPERLVVENSPMDVDLAVDTGNNEQLHELEDSKVLEVEESKVKDEEESKVKEEEEYPTMRNISTSRWAGANDDDEEGVTLRKKKGLSPADSAELGQGKKTPTPELGEVVTSDISGRRTMSRSSDSGRMGNDEKEDLELGKGDYMDVDRGEASVNGSANLLSSDSEDEVRRSETPEPVKPAHRCINMLQGCRSVDVFERLNKINEGTYGVVYRAKDKKTAEIVALKKVKMEKEREGFPLTSLREINILLSFHHPSIVDVKEVVVGSSLDSIFMVMEYMEHDLKGVMETMKQPYTQSEVKCLMLQLLEGVKYLHDNWVLHRDLKTSNLLLNNRGELKICDFGLSRQYGSPLKPYTQLVVTLWYRSPELLLGTKEYSTAIDMWSVGCIMAELLAKEPLFNGKTEFEQLDKIFRTLGTPNEKIWPGYAKLPGVKVNFVKQPYNRLRDKFPAASFSGRPNLSEAGFDLLNKLLTYDPAKRISAEAALEHPWFSEVPLPKSKDFMPTFPALNELDRRTRRYMKSPDPLEEQRLKELQAKGNRGLFG comes from the exons ATGGCCGCCGGGCGCCACGGAGGGTACAGGGACTACGAGGCCAGGGAGCGGGAGCCCGACGCCGAGGCCGCCAGGAGGAGCCAGAGCCTCGGCGACCGCCACCGGAGCgacgccgaccgccgccgcgacgGCGGGCGCAGCAGCGGTGGCAGGGAATTCTCCAACGGCTATGGCCACCGCCGCTCGCACCCGCCCAAAAGCCGCCTCTCCACCAGGCTTGGGGACCGGGAGCCCGGCGAGGTGCTCAGCGGGAGTGCGTCAGATGACTCTGGTGGGAGGTCAGGCAGAGCGGCGGGGGAAAACACCTTGGCCAGTTCTAGCAGGGAGGGCGAGGTGGCGGTGGGGGCGCCTGCTGCCCCTTCGCCCAGTAAAAAGAGGAAATTTTCGCCCATAATTTGGGACAGGGATAGCCCAAAGCCGCCGCCGTTGCATTCTGGTGCAGTGACTGTGAAGGGAGTGGTGGAATCCGCATCTGCTGATACAGCAAGTGACCAGAAAGTGGTGGAGTCCTCTTCTGCTCAactccctccccctcctccgctgccgccacagGGGCACATCCCAGAGAGATTGGTCGTGGAGAATTCACCAATGGATGTGGACCTTGCTGTTGATACTGGGAACAATGAGCAGTTGCACGAGCTGGAGGATAGTAAAGTGCTTGAGGTAGAGGAGAGTAAAGTAAAGGATGAAGAGGAGAGTAAAGTAAAGGAGGAAGAGGAGTACCCAACAATGAGGAACATATCAACTTCAAGGTGGGCAGGTGCTAACGATGACGACGAGGAGGGTGTAACACTGAGGAAGAAGAAAGGCTTATCTCCTGCAGATTCCGCTGAGCTGGGGCAGGGTAAGAAGACTCCTACTCCAGAACTTGGGGAGGTTGTGACCAGTGATATTTCTGGACGGAGGACCATGTCAAGGTCATCTGATTCAGGGAGAATGGGTAACGACGAGAAGGAAGATTTGGAATTAGGTAAAGGTGACTACATGGATGTTGATAGAGGGGAGGCTAGTGTTAATGGTTCAGCTAATCTTCTATCTTCTGATTCGGAGGATGAAGTGCGCAGGTCTGAAACCCCTGAGCCAGTGAAGCCGGCTCATCGATGTATCAATATGCTGCAAGGTTGCAGAAGTGTTGATGTGTTTGAGAGGCTCAACAAGATTAATGAAGGCACCTATGGTGTTGTATATCGAGCAAAGGATAAGAAGACTGCTGAGATTGTTGCATTGAAGAAGGTCAAGATGGAAAAGGAGAGAGAAGGTTTCCCGTTGACCTCTCTTAGGGAAATCAACATCCTTTTATCTTTCCATCACCCTTCAATTGTTGACGTTAAGGAAGTAGTAGTTGGCAGTAGTCTTGATAGTATTTTTATGGTGATGGAGTACATGGAGCATGATCTTAAGGGTGTCATGGAGACAATGAAGCAGCCATATACCCAAAGTGAGGTCAAATGCTTAATGCTTCAGCTATTAGAGGGTGTAAAATATCTTCATGACAATTGGGTACTTCATAG GGATTTGAAGACTTCAAATCTATTGCTGAATAACCGTGGTGAGTTGAAAATATGTGATTTTGGACTGTCTCGTCAATATGGGAGCCCACTAAAACCTTATACTCAATTGGTTGTGACTTTGTGGTACAG GTCACCTGAACTATTGCTAGGAACAAAGGAATACTCTACTGCTATTGACATGTGGTCCGTGGGCTGCATTATGGCAGAGCTTCTCGCCAAAGAACCACTGTTCAATGGAAAAACAGAGTTTGAACAGCTAGACAAG ATATTTAGAACACTTGGCACACCTAATGAGAAGATATGGCCTGGTTATGCCAAGTTACCTGGTGTCAAAGTCAACTTTGTTAAACAACC gTACAACAGATTAAGGGATAAGTTCCCAGCTGCGTCTTTTTCTGGGCGTCCAAACCTATCTGAAGCTGGTTTTGATCTGTTGAATAAGCTCTTAACTTATGATCCTGCGAAG CGTATATCAGCTGAGGCTGCATTGGAGCATCCATGGTTCAGTGAAGTACCTCTACCTAAGTCGAAGGACTTCATGCCAACATTTCCAGCTCTAAACGAACTGGACAG GCGTACCAGACGGTATATGAAGAGTCCTGATCCTCTAGAGGAGCAACGGTTGAAAGAACTGCAAGCAAAAGGCAACCGTGGCCTTTTCGGCTGA